Sequence from the Sphingomicrobium clamense genome:
AGCTGATCGCATTGTCGAGCAGATTGTCGATCGCGCGGGCGAGGCGCGAACCGTCACCCTCGACCATCACCGTGCCGCTCTTGGGGCGGGCATAAGCGATCCGCGCATTGCCGGTCTCGCGCCGATCCTCCCATGCCGAGACCAGCTGTCCGACCAGCTTGCCCATGTCGACGGGCTCAAACTGGGTACGGGCAAGTTCAGCATCGGTGCGCGCAGCTTCGCTGATCTCGGTGATCAGGCGGTCGAGACGCACGACATCCTGCCGCACCACGTCGAGCAATTGCTTCTTGAGCCCCGGATCGTCGATCCGCTCGAGACTGTCGACCGCGCTGCGCAGCGAGGCGAGGGGATTCTTCAGCTCATGCGCGACGTCGGCCGCGAAGGCCTCGGTCTCGTCGACGCGGCGGCGCAGCGTATGGCTCATGTCGCTGACCGCACGGGCGAGCGTGCCGATCTCGTCGCGGCGGTCGGGAAGCCGCGGCACGTTGATCTCGGGGCTGCGCCCCAGCCGGACACGATGCGCGGCAATGGCGAGATGGCGCAGCGGACGCACGATCGTTTTCGAGAGCAGCGAAGAGAAATAGATCGACAGGACGAGCGCGACCCCGAGCGCAATGGCGAGATTGCCCCGCTGCCTCCGGACGGCACGCGTGTAGCTGCGGTCGTTGATGGTCGCGAGCAGCACCAAATCCTCGCCCGGCACGGGCGTCGCGGCGGAAAAGACCGGCGTGCCGTCGGGCGCATCGCGCGTCTGGGTGACCGACCGGCCCGTGCCCGCCGCATCGACGACTTCCTGCCACGAGGTGCGGTTGTCGGTCTCGGGTTCGACGAAGGGCGCGAACGGGTCTTCGCCGGTAATCGCGTTAAAGCCGCGGTCGATCGCGCGCGCGACCTGTTTCGCGATGCCCTGTGTCTCCGGATCGCGCAGGTCGTAGGTGGCGGGTCCCACGCTCCAGCTGTCCGCGACCCTTGCACCGTCAGACGCATAGAGCCGCAAACGCGGCCCGTCGCTGCCAGCCTGCGCTGCGAGTAGCGCAGCGCGGTCTTCGGCATCGATCGCGGGCAGGGTGGCAGCCGCCGCGCGCGCCTGCGCCGAGAGATGCGCGATCCGCTCGTCGCGCAGCTGATTGCGATAGGCGTCGAGGAACAGGATCGCCGCCGCGAACAGGACAAGCGTGAAGATGTTGACCGCCAGGATGCGGTAGCGGACCGTCCACTTGCCTCGCCATCCGACGGGCGGGAGGTCACTCTTCTCCGAAACGGTATCCGACGCCATAGAGGGTCTCGATCGCATCGAAGTCGGGCGCGATGGCGCGGAACTTGCGACGGATGCGCTTGATGTGGCTGTCGATCGTGCGATCGTCGACATAGACATCGTCATGATAGGCGACGTCGAGCAGCTGGTTGCGCGATTTCACGACGCCCGGACGCTGCGCAAGCGTCTCGAGGATCAGGAATTCCGTGACCGTCAGCGTGACCGGCTTGCCGTCCCATTCGACCTTGTGCCGCGCCGGGTCCATCGTCAGGCGGCCGCGCACCATCTTCTCCTCGCGCGGCGCATCGGCATCGCCGTCGACCGGCTTGCCCGAGGCAAGGTCCTGCCGACGCAGGATGGCGCGGATGCGCGCGATCAGCAGGCGCTGCGAGAAAGGCTTCGCAATATAATCGTCAGCGCCCATCGCCAGGCCCAGCGCCTCGTCCAGCTCATCGTCCTTCGAGGTCAGGAAAATGACGGGAAGCGCGGAAAATTCACGCAGTCGGCGCAGCAACTCCATCCCGT
This genomic interval carries:
- a CDS encoding sensor histidine kinase is translated as MASDTVSEKSDLPPVGWRGKWTVRYRILAVNIFTLVLFAAAILFLDAYRNQLRDERIAHLSAQARAAAATLPAIDAEDRAALLAAQAGSDGPRLRLYASDGARVADSWSVGPATYDLRDPETQGIAKQVARAIDRGFNAITGEDPFAPFVEPETDNRTSWQEVVDAAGTGRSVTQTRDAPDGTPVFSAATPVPGEDLVLLATINDRSYTRAVRRQRGNLAIALGVALVLSIYFSSLLSKTIVRPLRHLAIAAHRVRLGRSPEINVPRLPDRRDEIGTLARAVSDMSHTLRRRVDETEAFAADVAHELKNPLASLRSAVDSLERIDDPGLKKQLLDVVRQDVVRLDRLITEISEAARTDAELARTQFEPVDMGKLVGQLVSAWEDRRETGNARIAYARPKSGTVMVEGDGSRLARAIDNLLDNAISFSPANGLVEVTTQRVGDKVRVQVQDEGPGVPEAMRETIFNRFHSLRPQGEDFGRHSGLGLAIASAIVEGHDGTIDVAPRQGAGSGACFTILLPALKGR
- a CDS encoding response regulator transcription factor, with protein sequence MAHVIALVDDDRNILTSVSIALQAEGFITRVYTDGQSALKALQDDEPDLAVFDIKMPQMDGMELLRRLREFSALPVIFLTSKDDELDEALGLAMGADDYIAKPFSQRLLIARIRAILRRQDLASGKPVDGDADAPREEKMVRGRLTMDPARHKVEWDGKPVTLTVTEFLILETLAQRPGVVKSRNQLLDVAYHDDVYVDDRTIDSHIKRIRRKFRAIAPDFDAIETLYGVGYRFGEE